From a single Adhaeribacter swui genomic region:
- a CDS encoding dicarboxylate/amino acid:cation symporter codes for MRLLYRNLTFQVLLAIALGILTGVLFPETAAQLRPISEIFINLIKMVIAPIIFLTIVLGIGNMGNLKKVGRVGGKALLYFEVVTTFALIIGVVAANSLKPGHGINLAALAKGDISTYTKQAAEINWVEYFMHIIPSSVVDAFAKGDILQVLFFSVLFGVALTKVGEAGRSIIAVFEKLAAVFFRVLAIIMKLAPLGAFGGMAFTIGKYGIDTLLPLGKLMLTVYLTMFLFIFVVLNLIMAYYKVSLWQYLKFIKEELLLVLGTSSSESALPQLMRKLEKMGCSKPVVGLVVPTGYSFNLDGTSIYLSIAVIFLAQVFDINLTLAQEATIIAILMLTSKGAAGITGSGFIVLASTITATKIIPVEGLALLLGVDRFMSEARAITNIIGNGVATIVIAKSENEFNTTKQQLAFSGVVTEEEVLV; via the coding sequence ATGCGCTTACTTTACCGCAACCTTACTTTCCAGGTTTTACTCGCGATTGCCTTAGGTATTCTTACGGGTGTACTTTTTCCGGAAACGGCGGCCCAACTCCGGCCCATCAGCGAGATTTTTATTAACCTGATTAAAATGGTTATTGCGCCCATTATTTTTTTAACCATTGTGCTGGGCATCGGCAACATGGGAAATTTAAAAAAAGTAGGTCGGGTTGGCGGCAAAGCGCTGTTGTATTTTGAGGTGGTAACTACGTTTGCTTTAATAATTGGTGTAGTAGCCGCTAATTCTTTAAAACCGGGCCACGGTATTAATCTGGCAGCTCTGGCTAAAGGCGACATTAGTACCTACACCAAACAAGCCGCCGAAATTAATTGGGTCGAATATTTCATGCACATTATTCCGTCCAGCGTTGTCGATGCTTTTGCCAAAGGCGATATTTTACAAGTTTTGTTTTTCTCGGTGTTGTTTGGGGTGGCTTTAACCAAAGTAGGCGAAGCTGGTCGTTCTATTATCGCGGTTTTCGAAAAACTGGCGGCGGTATTTTTTCGGGTGCTGGCTATTATCATGAAACTGGCACCGCTGGGCGCTTTTGGCGGCATGGCTTTTACCATTGGCAAATACGGCATAGATACTTTATTGCCTTTAGGTAAACTCATGCTTACGGTTTACCTTACCATGTTCCTGTTTATTTTTGTGGTGCTCAACCTGATTATGGCTTATTATAAAGTCAGCCTGTGGCAATATTTAAAATTTATTAAAGAAGAACTGCTGCTGGTACTGGGTACTTCTTCTTCAGAGTCGGCGTTGCCGCAGCTCATGCGCAAACTGGAAAAAATGGGTTGCTCGAAACCGGTAGTGGGCTTAGTAGTGCCTACGGGCTATTCTTTTAACCTCGATGGTACGAGTATTTATCTGAGTATTGCGGTTATTTTTCTGGCGCAGGTTTTTGATATTAACCTCACGCTGGCCCAGGAAGCCACCATTATTGCCATTCTGATGCTTACCTCCAAAGGGGCCGCCGGTATTACCGGCAGTGGTTTTATTGTGCTGGCATCTACCATTACAGCTACCAAAATTATTCCGGTAGAAGGGCTAGCTTTGCTGCTCGGTGTAGACCGGTTTATGTCCGAAGCGCGGGCCATCACCAATATTATCGGCAACGGGGTAGCTACTATTGTAATTGCCAAAAGCGAAAACGAGTTTAACACCACTAAACAACAACTGGCATTTTCGGGCGTAGTAACGGAGGAAGAAGTGCTGGTTTAA
- a CDS encoding T9SS type A sorting domain-containing protein produces MSSICSTVIAQTLEWQQSISAQYAGPQPIIATPDGGYLIASPGVRVIRFTKISKDGKSLWQKTVASSNGAMTTLIATHDNGYLIGGNFNNNYWVLKINQNWAKVWEKTFGGDSTETLSSLIADENGNFLLGGTSYSGKSGDKTQPRKGYSDYWIVKINKNGQKLWDNSFGGVIRPALTYYYGPDGEPQADTITTGHSYFKTMLATPDGNYVLGGSTNSFAGNDNTSSNPITEEYPTWSSWDNWIIKIDPAGRKIWDKAYGTGSYVPAFATMILTPDKGLLLGATEYYDNNNSEFGSYYAVSKISNTGDFLWRNSYGSPVGFNKELTTLLNTPDGGYLIGGQSSDDGSEWGDKSEPSRGLDDYWVIKVTSQGNRVWDKTIGGDGHDNLTTLFTTPNNGYLLAGLSFSEISGDKTVDLKDTTDFWLVKIKENNPLTTTWDLRYGAPGNENLTTLIETPDGGFLAGGYTNSDVSGDKAQLSQGKNDYWVVKSDKYNRKIWEYRYGGTQDDYLNRILRTKDGGYLLAGSSRSGIGGDKTQASRGDRDYWIVKINNAGEKQWDKRFGGSGYDELKKVIQLTTGEFILAGYSNSPASGDKSQGSQGGTDFWLVKVSATGTKIWDKRYGGNLNETLTGIVETADKGYLLGGSSVSGKSGDKSQVSQGGSDFWLIRVDKNGEKIWDKTYGGGGQDEAYALGRNGKEFFISGQSDSPAGGDKTRGTQGGLDFWFLKLTSTGEKVWDKRFGGSQNDELRASIQTQDGGYLLAGKSFSGKSGNKTQESRGDSDYWIVKTDKDGMYQWDKRFGGSGAEELRVVTQTPDGGLLLGGKSDSGVSGDRTQFSQGGMDYWLVKVALEAKAIVATRKSDLSEKTSTQTEQIILKISPNPVFNKTMVSFALPQTQMAAVKVYNSQGHEVAILFQQEVKANKNYQVEWQTSNNTSGIYILQLQTPVKHLQQKLLLIK; encoded by the coding sequence ATGAGTAGTATTTGCTCTACGGTAATAGCGCAAACTCTTGAATGGCAACAAAGCATATCCGCCCAGTACGCTGGCCCCCAGCCTATTATTGCCACCCCGGATGGCGGGTATTTAATAGCCAGCCCCGGGGTTCGGGTTATTCGTTTTACTAAAATCAGCAAAGATGGAAAATCTCTTTGGCAGAAAACGGTGGCCAGTAGTAATGGAGCTATGACTACCTTAATTGCTACCCACGATAACGGCTACCTAATAGGCGGCAATTTCAATAACAATTATTGGGTATTGAAAATCAACCAAAACTGGGCAAAAGTGTGGGAAAAAACTTTTGGCGGCGATAGCACCGAAACCCTCTCGAGCTTGATAGCTGATGAAAACGGTAATTTTTTATTAGGCGGTACTTCTTACTCGGGTAAAAGCGGCGATAAAACGCAACCCCGAAAAGGATATTCGGATTATTGGATAGTTAAAATAAATAAGAACGGCCAGAAACTTTGGGATAACTCTTTTGGCGGAGTTATCCGGCCAGCGCTCACTTATTATTATGGCCCGGATGGCGAACCACAAGCCGATACCATTACTACCGGCCATTCTTATTTTAAGACAATGCTAGCTACTCCCGATGGTAATTACGTATTAGGCGGTTCTACCAACTCTTTTGCCGGTAACGATAACACAAGCAGTAACCCGATTACCGAAGAATATCCTACCTGGTCTAGCTGGGACAATTGGATCATAAAAATAGACCCGGCGGGCCGTAAAATATGGGATAAAGCATACGGTACCGGCAGTTATGTTCCCGCTTTTGCCACCATGATCTTAACACCCGACAAGGGCTTATTGCTGGGGGCAACCGAGTATTACGACAATAATAATTCTGAATTTGGTTCTTACTACGCAGTATCAAAGATTTCGAATACCGGAGATTTTCTCTGGCGTAATTCGTACGGCAGTCCTGTTGGTTTTAATAAGGAACTCACCACTTTGTTAAATACTCCGGATGGCGGTTACCTGATTGGCGGGCAGTCGTCGGATGATGGCTCGGAATGGGGCGATAAAAGTGAGCCTAGCCGAGGGCTCGACGATTATTGGGTTATTAAGGTAACTAGCCAGGGCAATAGAGTTTGGGATAAAACCATTGGGGGCGATGGCCATGATAACCTAACAACTTTGTTTACTACCCCGAATAATGGCTATTTACTAGCCGGGCTTTCTTTCTCGGAAATAAGCGGCGATAAAACCGTTGACCTGAAAGACACCACTGATTTTTGGTTAGTAAAAATAAAAGAAAATAATCCGCTTACTACAACCTGGGATCTGCGCTACGGAGCCCCCGGCAACGAAAATTTAACAACGCTCATTGAAACTCCCGATGGCGGCTTTTTAGCGGGCGGGTACACTAACTCAGACGTGAGCGGCGATAAGGCCCAACTTAGCCAGGGCAAAAACGATTACTGGGTGGTAAAAAGTGATAAGTACAACCGAAAAATTTGGGAGTACCGGTATGGGGGCACCCAGGACGATTATTTAAACCGGATTCTTCGAACCAAAGACGGCGGTTACCTTTTAGCCGGTTCTTCCCGCTCGGGCATTGGTGGGGATAAAACCCAAGCAAGCCGCGGCGACCGCGATTACTGGATTGTGAAAATAAATAACGCCGGCGAAAAACAATGGGATAAACGCTTTGGCGGCTCAGGTTACGATGAACTTAAAAAAGTAATTCAGCTTACCACTGGCGAGTTTATCCTGGCGGGTTACAGTAACTCTCCGGCCAGTGGCGATAAAAGCCAGGGAAGCCAAGGAGGAACTGACTTCTGGCTCGTTAAAGTCAGTGCTACGGGTACCAAAATCTGGGATAAACGCTACGGCGGCAATTTAAATGAAACGCTAACGGGAATTGTAGAAACAGCAGATAAAGGTTATTTGCTCGGAGGTAGTTCCGTATCGGGTAAAAGCGGCGATAAAAGCCAGGTGAGCCAAGGCGGTAGCGACTTTTGGTTGATCCGGGTAGATAAAAACGGTGAAAAAATCTGGGACAAAACGTACGGTGGCGGCGGCCAGGACGAGGCTTATGCTTTAGGCCGAAATGGGAAAGAATTTTTTATCTCCGGACAAAGTGATTCTCCGGCGGGCGGGGATAAAACCCGGGGAACACAAGGAGGTTTAGACTTCTGGTTTTTGAAGCTAACCAGTACCGGCGAAAAAGTGTGGGATAAACGCTTTGGGGGTAGCCAAAATGATGAACTACGGGCCAGTATTCAGACCCAAGATGGCGGGTACTTGTTAGCCGGTAAATCGTTCTCGGGCAAGAGTGGTAACAAGACGCAAGAAAGCCGGGGAGATAGTGATTATTGGATCGTAAAAACAGATAAAGACGGCATGTACCAGTGGGATAAACGTTTTGGCGGCAGTGGCGCCGAAGAGCTCCGGGTTGTTACGCAAACCCCGGATGGTGGTTTGCTTTTGGGTGGAAAGTCTGATTCTGGGGTAAGCGGCGATAGAACGCAGTTTAGTCAGGGTGGTATGGATTATTGGCTAGTTAAAGTGGCTCTGGAAGCTAAAGCAATCGTTGCCACCCGAAAATCTGACTTGTCAGAAAAAACAAGTACCCAAACAGAACAAATTATTTTAAAAATTTCTCCTAATCCGGTGTTTAATAAAACAATGGTAAGTTTTGCCTTACCCCAAACTCAAATGGCCGCTGTAAAAGTATATAATAGCCAAGGTCACGAGGTTGCCATCTTGTTTCAGCAAGAAGTAAAGGCAAATAAAAATTACCAGGTAGAGTGGCAAACCAGTAACAATACCAGCGGCATATACATCCTACAATTACAAACCCCGGTAAAACACCTGCAGCAAAAACTGCTTTTAATAAAATAA
- a CDS encoding vanadium-dependent haloperoxidase produces the protein MRLFKFILVALVLLVGVSCQKKKADEATLANPDVMHTTVRKLTDVMVHDIFSPPVASRIYAYANIAAYEALVPGHPDYQSLAGQLKNLKNLPQPAPNQEYCYPLASLRAFLTVGRTLTFSGDKIDEFEPLVYQKYKEAGLNEEVYNRSMAFGEAVGKTILEWANEDGYRQTRGQRYTVVTDPGKWQPTPPAYMDAVEPFWYKIRPFALDSCSQFKPAVPSKFDVSKNSDFYKEVMQVYDAGINLTEEQRAIASFWDCNPFVMHNTGHVMYATKKISPGGHWVNIAAVAAKKSKADFMKTVETYTLVSVAVADGFISCWDEKYRSALIRPETVINTYIDKDWVPLLQTPPFPEYPSGHSVISTAAAVALTELYGDNFAYTDSTEIVFGLPPRQFKSFHQAAEEAAVSRLYGGIHYIPSITNGQTEGRQVGELVVNKIKTRKADNTRKEIARAE, from the coding sequence ATGCGTCTATTTAAATTTATTTTAGTTGCCCTTGTTTTACTAGTCGGAGTAAGTTGCCAGAAAAAAAAGGCTGACGAAGCTACGCTGGCCAATCCGGATGTGATGCATACTACCGTGCGGAAGCTAACCGACGTAATGGTGCACGATATTTTTTCGCCGCCTGTAGCCAGTCGCATTTACGCTTACGCCAATATTGCGGCTTACGAAGCTTTGGTGCCGGGGCATCCGGATTACCAATCGTTAGCCGGGCAATTAAAAAATTTAAAAAATTTACCGCAACCAGCGCCCAATCAGGAATATTGCTACCCCTTGGCTAGTTTGCGCGCTTTCTTAACGGTGGGCCGTACCTTAACATTTTCCGGCGACAAAATAGATGAATTTGAACCCTTGGTTTACCAAAAATACAAAGAAGCCGGCCTAAACGAAGAAGTGTATAACCGTTCTATGGCGTTTGGCGAAGCCGTAGGTAAAACTATATTGGAATGGGCCAACGAAGATGGTTACCGCCAAACCCGCGGCCAGCGTTATACCGTGGTTACCGACCCCGGAAAATGGCAACCTACGCCGCCCGCTTACATGGATGCCGTAGAACCTTTCTGGTACAAAATCCGGCCGTTTGCTTTAGACTCCTGCAGCCAATTTAAACCGGCAGTGCCCAGCAAATTTGATGTAAGTAAAAACAGCGATTTTTATAAAGAAGTAATGCAGGTATACGATGCCGGTATAAACCTTACCGAAGAACAACGGGCCATTGCTTCTTTCTGGGATTGTAATCCGTTTGTGATGCATAACACGGGCCACGTGATGTACGCTACCAAAAAAATTAGCCCGGGCGGCCATTGGGTTAATATTGCCGCGGTAGCCGCTAAAAAGTCGAAAGCCGATTTTATGAAAACCGTAGAAACGTATACGCTGGTATCGGTGGCGGTGGCCGATGGCTTTATATCGTGCTGGGACGAAAAATACCGCAGCGCCCTCATCCGGCCCGAAACTGTTATTAACACCTACATCGATAAAGATTGGGTACCCTTACTGCAAACTCCGCCTTTTCCGGAGTATCCGAGTGGGCATAGCGTTATTTCTACAGCGGCAGCGGTTGCGCTTACCGAATTATACGGCGACAACTTTGCTTACACCGACTCTACCGAAATAGTATTTGGGTTGCCTCCCCGCCAATTTAAGTCGTTTCACCAGGCCGCCGAAGAAGCAGCCGTTAGCCGGTTGTACGGCGGTATTCATTACATACCATCCATTACAAACGGCCAAACCGAAGGCCGGCAGGTAGGAGAATTGGTGGTAAACAAAATTAAAACCCGGAAAGCAGATAATACCCGGAAAGAAATTGCCCGCGCCGAATAG
- a CDS encoding glycerol-3-phosphate dehydrogenase/oxidase, which translates to MDRDSVLEIIKSNITWDLVIIGGGATGIGALLEAASRGYKALLLEQSDFTKSTSSKSTKLVHGGVRYLAQGDVKLVREASMERGLLYRNAPHLVKNQIFIIPSYTWWGRPWYTIGLKLYDFLAGKLSMGASVAISKAATIAHLPTIKPENLRGGVLYHDGQFDDSRLAINVLQTAFEQGGYAINYMAVTNLLKDAAGKINGIQAYDSENHQAYTLQCKMVLNATGVFTDQILRLDNPGNAPSIRPSQGVHLVLDKDFLPGNHALMVPKTEDGRVLFLVPWYGKVIVGTTDTPIAEASLEPQALESEIEFILKTAGQYLTRAPQRTDVRSIFAGLRPLAAVNQNSQRTKEVSRSHKIMVSSSGLVSILGGKWTTFRKMAEEAIDQIETTANWPHQPSVTHNLKIHAAAEPDPSNQLSNYGTDAVLIQKLIAEQPELGAYLSTSLGILKAQVIWAVREEMARTVEDFLARRVRALLLDAQESIRMAPETVRLMAQELNLPETWQHQQVQEYTKLARNYLLK; encoded by the coding sequence ATGGACAGAGATTCCGTTTTAGAAATTATTAAAAGCAACATTACCTGGGATTTAGTAATTATTGGCGGTGGGGCTACCGGTATTGGCGCTTTGCTGGAAGCAGCCTCGCGGGGTTACAAAGCTTTATTGCTGGAACAATCGGATTTTACAAAATCGACTTCTAGTAAAAGTACCAAATTGGTACACGGCGGGGTGCGTTACCTGGCGCAAGGTGATGTAAAATTAGTGCGCGAAGCCAGTATGGAACGGGGATTATTGTACCGAAACGCACCGCATTTAGTTAAAAATCAAATCTTTATAATACCAAGTTATACCTGGTGGGGCCGACCCTGGTACACAATAGGTTTAAAATTATACGATTTTTTAGCCGGTAAACTGAGTATGGGCGCCTCGGTGGCTATTTCTAAAGCTGCCACCATCGCCCATTTACCAACTATTAAACCCGAGAATTTACGGGGTGGCGTATTGTACCACGACGGGCAATTCGATGATTCGCGGCTAGCCATAAATGTTTTGCAAACGGCTTTTGAGCAAGGCGGTTACGCCATTAATTACATGGCCGTAACTAACCTGCTGAAAGATGCGGCGGGTAAAATAAATGGGATACAAGCATATGATTCCGAAAACCACCAGGCGTATACTTTGCAATGCAAAATGGTATTAAATGCGACGGGGGTTTTTACCGATCAGATTTTAAGATTAGATAACCCGGGCAATGCCCCTAGCATTCGGCCCAGCCAAGGTGTGCATTTGGTACTGGATAAAGATTTTTTGCCCGGCAACCATGCCTTAATGGTTCCTAAAACCGAAGATGGCCGGGTTTTATTTTTGGTACCCTGGTACGGCAAAGTAATTGTGGGCACCACCGATACCCCAATTGCGGAAGCTTCGTTGGAACCTCAGGCGCTGGAAAGCGAAATTGAATTTATTTTAAAAACGGCTGGTCAATACTTAACCCGGGCACCCCAACGGACAGATGTGCGGAGTATATTTGCTGGTTTGCGGCCTTTGGCGGCAGTAAACCAAAACTCGCAACGCACCAAAGAGGTATCGCGCAGTCATAAAATTATGGTGTCCTCATCAGGCTTAGTTTCTATCTTGGGCGGTAAATGGACTACCTTCCGCAAAATGGCAGAAGAAGCTATAGACCAAATAGAAACTACCGCTAACTGGCCGCACCAGCCATCGGTAACCCATAATTTAAAAATTCATGCGGCAGCAGAACCTGATCCATCAAACCAGCTAAGTAACTATGGTACCGATGCTGTACTTATTCAAAAGTTAATAGCCGAGCAACCCGAATTAGGAGCATATCTAAGCACTTCCTTAGGAATTTTAAAAGCGCAGGTAATTTGGGCGGTTAGAGAAGAAATGGCGCGCACCGTGGAAGATTTTTTGGCCCGACGCGTTAGAGCGTTGTTGCTGGATGCCCAGGAAAGCATCCGGATGGCACCCGAAACTGTCCGCCTGATGGCCCAGGAACTAAACTTACCCGAAACCTGGCAACACCAACAAGTGCAGGAATACACGAAACTAGCCCGTAATTACTTATTAAAGTAA